In Gossypium arboreum isolate Shixiya-1 chromosome 5, ASM2569848v2, whole genome shotgun sequence, a single genomic region encodes these proteins:
- the LOC108451684 gene encoding ankyrin repeat-containing protein BDA1-like — MVEMVPWLREAAETGKIDGLRVLILEDPYIFERIDEIPFTDTPLHIAAEEGQIEFAMEMMNLKPSFARKLNPDGFSPMNLAVENGKTELMLRLLQTDKDLVRVKGTEGMTPFHCVVTMGNSESQLLVEVLQACPKCIQDVTVRNETALHLAPIKNHMKAFNILIGWLQRSTGNHSSILDFEKKIVNWTDKDNNTVLHIAAKKGQYEALKLLLDSQLWLYVKTKNSEVGRFDTSTNHRKG, encoded by the exons ATGGTGGAGATGGTTCCATGGTTGAGAGAAGCAGCTGAAACAGGAAAGATTGATGGCTTGCGCGTTCTAATTCTAGAAGATCCATACATATTTGAACGCATTGATGAGATTCCTTTCACAGATACTCCACTTCATATAGCAGCAGAGGAAGGGCAAATTGAGTTTGCAATGGAGATGATGAACTTGAAGCCTTCTTTTGCTAGGAAGCTAAACCCAGACGGGTTTAGCCCCATGAACTTGGCGGTGGAAAATGGGAAGACCGAGCTAATGCTTCGACTGTTGCAGACCGATAAAGACTTGGTTCGTGTCAAAGGAACGGAAGGGATGACTCCTTTCCACTGCGTAGTTACAATGGGAAACTCTGAGTCTCAGCTTTTAGTCGAGGTTCTTCAAGCTTGCCCTAAATGCATCCAAGATGTGACGGTTCGGAATGAGACTGCGCTGCATCTGGCTCCGATTAAGAACCATATGAAAGCTTTTAACATCCTAATTGGATGGCTTCAAAGGAGCACTGGTAATCATAGTAGTATCTTGGACTTTGAAAAGAAAATAGTGAATTGGACAGACAAGGATAACAACACTGTGTTGCATATTGCGGCTAAAAAAGGACAATATGAG GCACTAAAACTGTTGTTAGATTCACAACTTTGGTTATACGTAAAAACTAAGAACTCGGAAGTCGGAAGGTTTGACACCTCTAC